A window from Salvia miltiorrhiza cultivar Shanhuang (shh) chromosome 2, IMPLAD_Smil_shh, whole genome shotgun sequence encodes these proteins:
- the LOC131011672 gene encoding 5-formyltetrahydrofolate cyclo-ligase-like protein COG0212, which produces MRNRDIIQHGFASPNRHFCMDVQLLKLSHASPLSIKWTPASSSRPPLNLPSISRTITPISPLFSRTTASRRSDATFDEAAYEAKRLSLDAAARESMAEKSAVEGDDPKAWKWVIRKRVWDFMEARNIAQFPRPVHHRIPNFVGAHIAAQKLSELQVFKEAKCVKVNPDTPQKQVRFLTLNGGKKLLTPQPRLRTGFFSILEYSMLIPETIKEACTSVGVAKYGKPIGLEEKIKVDLIVVGSVAVDPKTGARLGKGEGFAELEYGMLRYMGSIDDSTPIVTSVHDEQLVDEIPMDKLLVHDVPVDIICTPTQIIFTNTSIPKPQGIYWDKLSPEKLGQIKILRELKSKIERETGEKLPTGPSEKLPPTAPRKR; this is translated from the exons ATGAGAAACCGCGACATCATCCAACATGGCTTCGCGAGTCCCAACCGCCATTTTTGTATGGATGTGCAATTGCTCAAGCTCTCTCACGCATCTCCGCTGTCAATCAAATGGACTCCTGCTTCCAGTTCCAGACCACCCCTTAACCTCCCTTCAATTTCCCGGACAATAACCCCTATTTCCCCACTGTTTTCGAGAACGACGGCCTCCCGCCGCAGCGACGCCACTTTCGACGAGGCGGCGTACGAGGCGAAGCGGCTGAGCTTGGACGCCGCCGCCCGGGAGTCCATGGCCGAGAAATCCGCTGTCGAAGGCGACGACCCGAAGGCGTGGAAATGGGTCATCAGGAAGCGGGTTTGGGACTTTATGGAGGCCCGGAATATAGCTCAGTTCCCCCGCCCCGTTCACCACCGCATTCCCAATTTCGTCGGCGCCCACATTGCTGCTCAAAAA TTGAGTGAGTTGCAGGTGTTTAAGGAGGCGAAATGCGTGAAAGTTAATCCGGATACGCCCCAAAAACAAGTCAGATTCCTCACACTTAATG GTGGGAAAAAGCTTTTGACTCCACAGCCACGTCTGAGGACCGGATTCTTCTCTATACTGGAATACTCAATGTTAATTCCTGAGACTATTAAGGAGGCATGCACATCTGTCGGAGTTGCCAAGTATGGCAAGCCTATAGGACTGGAGGAAAAGATAAAAGTGGACTTAATTGTTGTTGGTTCTGTTGCTGTCGACCCAAAGACAGGGGCAAGACTTGGCAAGGGTGAG GGATTTGCTGAACTTGAATATGGTATGCTACGTTACATGGGTTCCATTGAtgactcgacaccaattgtcaCATCTG tgCATGATGAACAATTGGTGGATGAGATTCCCATGGACAAATTGCTGGTTCATGATGTACCTGTCGACATCATTTGCACTCCAACCCAAATTATCTTCACCAACACCTCAATTCCAAAACCTCAAG GAATATACTGGGATAAATTATCTCCAGAAAAGCTTGGTCAAATAAAAATACTAAGGGAGCTAAAGAGTAAAATTGAACGCGAAACTGGGGAAAAGCTTCCCACCGGCCCCTCCGAGAAGTTACCCCCCACAGCGCCAAGGAAGCGCTGA